The Trichoderma asperellum chromosome 6, complete sequence region CTCTCAAGAAATTCTGAATCGCGCCGTCAGGAGTCAAGGCAACTACACTATCACCTGGGGAAAATCCCTTGACTTCACTACCAACCCGAGTAATATGACCCCTAACATCTACTCCTATATTTGACTCTTTAGACCTTCCAAGGACAATTTCGAGATCTACGAAGGTCAGAGGCACTTCTTTAACAGCAATCTCTACCTCGTCCGGTCTCAAATCATGTAGTTTAGACTCAACGAAAAATAAGCCATCTTCACTGATACCAGGACTGTTAATTGTGAGCTGAAGTCTTGGGCTAGCTGCGAATGGCTTTTGAGAGAAGCTCGAGGGCGAATTTTCATCCTCGATAATGCTGTTGAGAGGTCGAATTGTAGTGAGACGAGGGATGTAGATTTTCCCGCCACTTTCGGCAAACTCGGTGTCTTGAATGGACCCTGACTTGGATCCGAAGGCTGTATCAAGAAGACGCAATATATGCTTTATAACGGTAGTATCTCCAAGATTTGATCCTTTTGCCAAGTCAAAAGTGACCATAGACTTAACAGAGTCCTCGGAATTAAGTGTTCTGGCAAGTCCAACGATGGGCGACCCACGAGGATTCTTGCAGCTCATCTGAGCCCCTCGAGTAATCCAGAGCATGTTCTTAGCACGAGTCTGCAATACGTGGAAACTGTCAAAGTCTTTCTGTTTCCAGGCAAATACAGCATTGTCACAGGATTGAGGAAAGCCAGAGAATTCGAGTAGCGAAATAACCACCTTGCCTGTGAGAGTAACTGGATCTTCTATTGCCTCGTCGACAGTCATGACAGAGACACCGGAAGATAACTCCCTAGCTTGTTCAAAGCGTCTGATAGAATTGACAAAGTTTTGTACCTCCGTGCCAATTTCTGATGGTATGACAATGACGACGGGCCTTGTTGAAGGGAATGCTTGCTTGATCCTACGAGCCTCGAATATTATCTCGCCTTGGCTTCCGCTGTGACGTACAAGCGCATTATCATCTCTTGTACCCTGAAGTATTGTTTCACTGCCGAATATGCTCCTAAGTTTGCTTGTCTCCAGTTCATGAGAAACCCGTGTCAACAGCAAACCGCCATCTTTTAGGTACGCTTTCAAGATATCGGTATCTAGCCCATTATTGTCGCAAGCCACGATCATATGGTAATCGTACTTGATATCTGAAATATCAGACGCCTTCTCAATGAACGGTTGAAGCGGGGTACCTTGGACAGATTCAATCACCCGAGACGCagcatcatctccttctgCCTCAACAATTGTGTACCTCAAAAGCTGAGGGGCCATGCCGTGGCCCGGAGTGATTGCCTTGAGCGTTGCTTGCGACAGCTGATAGCCACCACCTATTTGAAGGATTGATAACCCTGCATACTTATGGGCTAGGATAGTAACTTGCTCGCTATATGAGCTGGGCCGAGCGAAAGTAGCATCCTCGTTCCAGATGATCTCGCTACACAGATTGCGGTTGGTGGGTAGGAAACTCCCCTCATCACGCGTCGAGCTCTCCAGGGCAACAAAACGTAAGCCTTCGATGATAACGTAAGATTGGTCTCTCTTCGTATGACTCATGAAAATCGTTGCTTCTGCGTTTCGAATTCCAATGGCATTGGCTGTAGAATAACCAGAGAAGTCTTCGCCGGATTCCGCATCGCTCAAGTTTGCCGTTACAAAAATGCTCTTGATGAAAACCGGGACCATTGGTAGCGGCTGGACTGCCAACAAAGTATGAATCATTGAATCCAAAGTAGTCGGATGTATGAGGTGTGGGTACTCAAACTGGCAAGGCATCTTTGATTTGGTATCCGGAATCTTGATTTTGCTTACACAGTGATCGCCATGTTTGCGAACTTCCACAATATTCTGAAATAAGGGTCCATAGTTCATTCCAATGGAGTCAAGATGCTCGTAAAGATGGCGTGGAACTATTGACTCCTTGCACATGTCGTTTATGGCACTTTGACGCTTGTCATAGGATTGGAAGGCAGTCTGCCAATTTCCAATCTTGTAGTGGAAACGCAAACTTCCGCTGGCATGTCGGTCCCAGCATCGACCTTGGGGTCTGGAGTAAATTGTAAACAGTTTTGCACCAGTTTTTTCATCATCGATTACGCTTGTTGGATCGTCCTTTATGCTGAGAGATACTTCTAAGCCGAAGGCAGTATCGGGGACGGTCAAGGCCTTCTCAATCTTCATATCTACAAGCTCGTAGCCTAGAATATTTCGTGTATCTTGAGCCAGTTGTTTTGCTCCTTCCAGAACCATTGCGATTATGCCTGAGGCTGGGTAGACAACTGTCTTTTGCACTTGATGGTCTCGAATCCAAGGATTTTCCGAGATCCGCAAGAACCCGCGCCATCTTGGTTCGAAAGGCGCAATAGAATCAACTACTCTGGCTCCGATAAGGTCCATTCGAGGGTATTCCCTCAAACGGCTCTCAATACTCATCGCAGTCTCATGCCAGTATTTCTTGCTGTGGTTCCATGAGTATGACGGTAAATTGGAGAGACACCTCAAAGAATCCCGTTGATAGCCCTTTGAAACGACATTTTTCATGTCAACGGGATAACCTCTAGACCACAAAGAGCCAATGAGGCTGAGTAGTGTCACGCATCCATTTTGATTTCGTTCAAGAACAGAGTAGTATCCAAGGTTAGAAGCCCCGTTGATAGTGGTGAGGATATCAGCTGTGGGTGATCGAAGGGCTGCGGCTGGACTAAGCTCGATCAAGATATCTGCACGGGCATCCGTCGGAGCGTTCATGAGCGATTGAACCGCTGCAACATATTGAACAGGAGAGACCATGTTATTTGACCAATAGCGAGCGTTCAGCTCACTGCCTATAACTTGTTTGCCAGTTACAGAAGAGATCATTTTGACTCCATCGAAACACTGGTTAGCGACAATGTCGTCGAGAGAATCAGCATAGTCGTGCTCGACAAGCTTCATGTGAGATGAATGGTAAGCAACTGAGACGTTAAGAACCTTGGTAAAAATCTTCTTTTGACGCAAGTCGTTTGAGATAAATTCGATGGCGTCGGCTTGGCCGGAAATCGTAACTGATCGGGGACTGTTCACGCAGGCAACTTGCGCAGACTTATTAACCTTGACGAGATATGCTGACGCTTCCTCAGTCGACATTCCAACTACCATCATGCCTCCAATGAGTTTTGGGGCTCTAACCGGAAGGCTGGCCGCGGCTAGTCCACGGTAATAGGCAATTTTCCATGCGTCATATCTTGAAATAGCTCCGGAGGCATACGCAGCAGCAATCTCGCCCGAAGAATGCCCAAAAACATAACTGGGTTTAATACCAAAAGATCTAAGTAGATCGACAAGAGCGACCTGAAgagctgttgttgctggctGTGAGATTTCCGGATCAGATATGTGTGTGCTATCTGCTCCCTTAAGGATCTCTTGAAAAAGATCGAACCGGGAACCGAGAGCAATCTGTATGAAACAGCTGGCTTCCTTAAGACTGGTGGCGTAGGTGTTGAAAGACAAGAGATCTTTACCCATCTGTGCCCACTGGGCACCCTGACCGCAAAAGATGAAGCCTAGCTTGGGCTGCTTCTTTAGCAACGAACGAGTCGCACAGTTTGCATCAAAAACTCGAATCTTATTTACAAGCTCCGCGGTAGATTCAGCCACAATGAATCCCTTCCATTCAAGATTTGATCGACGACAGCCGAGGGTATATGAATAATTGCGCAAGTAATCTCCAGAATCTTGTTGGATCAATTCAAGAATCGGGATGTGTGAATTCATAACACGAGACACACCCGACTTGTCATTTGCTGAGTAAAAAAACAGTCGTGCTTCATGCCGTTGTTGTTCTGAATCTCTACTACGCTCTAGAGGCGTAATGTCCAAAGAGGAATGGTTTGCCTCCAACTTTTTCTCCAAAAGATAACCTGGGGCTTCATCTACTACAACATGGGCATTGGAACCACCAAAGCCGAAAGAATTGACGCTTACACGACGAATGCCAGGAATTGGCCAATCGAGCATATCTAACGGGACCTTGAGTTGAATTAGCAATTGAAAGCATTAGCATGTCTTTTGATGTGATGATTGCAATTACCTTGACCTTCCAACTCTCGAAGTCGATGTTAGGGTTACCTTTTTCGAAGTTGATGTTTGCGGGTATGCGGCCACGCTCTAAAGACAATATTCCCTTTATCAGACCCGCAATGCCGGCTGCGCCCTCGAGATGACCGATATTTGTCTTCACGGAACCGACAAGTATCGGGTTGTGAATAGAGCGGACCGAAGCAATAGTTTCGGAGATAGCTTGGAGCTCTTGACAATCGCCTGCCTGTGTTCCTGTACCATGACACTCAATGTAGCCAGTCTGGTTAAAATCCAGGCCCGCTGAAGCATAGATCGCACGGATATTGGCAATCTGAGCATCTTTGTTGGGAAAAGTAATACCTAGAGACTCATTAATACCGttatttcttctccttttttttttttttttttttttttttttttttttttttttggagaaaGAGACAGCAAACAACTCCTGTTAAACATACCTTTGGTGCGGCCATCTTGGTTTATAGAACTAGCTCGCATGACGGCGTGGATGGTGTCATTGTCACGGATAGCATCTGACAAACGCTTCATGACTACAACACCAACGCCCTCACCTCGTCCATAGCCATTGGCTCGAGAATCGAATGTGAAGCATTTGCCATCGGGACTCAGCAAGCTCAATGCTGTCATCGGAAGCATCGTCTCAGGGGTCAGTATCATGCCTGTTCCAGCAGCCAGAGCCTAATATTCAAGTCAGATCTGGAGCGTCAAAGGGTTTAAACTCATTTGATCTTACTAGGGATGTCTCTCCTGTTCGAAGGCTCTGCGCAGCCAAATGAACTGCAATGAGGCTTGAGCTGCAACCAGTGTCGACAGTCATGCTGGGGCCATGTAAGTTAAAGAAGTACGATATGCGATTTGACATGATGGCAATTCCGTTTCCCGTTGCGGCATATCGTGGTCCCCAACTCTGGTCACGGAGGCTGATATATTCGTAATCTGATGGCTCGATGTCGTTAACATATTTACTCTTCAACACCGCCTAGATGGCAAGATATGTGGTGCTTGCTTACCTTTGACAAATGATCCCACGTACACTGCAGCATCGCTGCCATCGATGTCCTCTTTTCGAATGCCAGCTAAAGGACAGAAAGTCATGttagcttttactttttgcAGTGATGGGCTTGACTCTGAACTATGCGCACCATTTTCGAGAGCTTCGTACGAAATCTCAAGAAGCATCCGCTGCTGGGGGTCGACTGCATTCGCTTCTTCTGTTGGAATCGAAAAGAACTTGTTTCTATCTGTGAGTATGTGCCTAATACTAAACTTTAGGATGATTCTTATGTTCTTACCGAAGCGTCAAATGCACTGATATCGTCTTTCAAGAAGTGCGCTCCCCTGAATGAGATCTGCGATAGATCAGTAAAGCAATTAGAGCACAAAAAAAGCTGAATAGAAACATACACTTCCCAACCTCTGACCACTTGGGTGATAGTAGCCATCAATATTGAGACGATCTTTAGGAAACTCCGACCACTGCGATTCCTTACGCTCCAGCACATCCCACAGCTTTTGCGGGGAAGTTGCATCGCCTGGGAATCGCAGTGCGAGACCAACAATAGCGATGTCATCCATGCTGGTGGATCGAATGGGTAGTTTGTAGGTAGTTTACTATCCGTAGTTGAGGCACTTATTTGTTTTTCGGTGTATGCGAATAAGAGTTTACGAGAATGAGGTTGAGAAGAGGTGCAGCGGCAGAAATGAGCTCGCTTGCGCACTGGGCAGTAGAAATTGAATCAATGAAATAAATCCTGAGAGATTTAGAGTGGAGAGTAAGTAAGAAGATATTCAATAAGGCGACCATTGAGAGTCTTTATacgccaagaagaagttttTGAAATTTCGTTTGCAAGCCTGCGTCACTGAATCACAGCTCTCTCTTGATCAAGTACCAACACCTCGCCATGTGAATCTTAACCTAGGTATATTCTCTGCTTTATAATGGCGCGGTTAATATCGTGACAGACATGGCCTGTACCGTATAACGAGAATAGGCGCCTGCAAAGTTTGCCCTAGAGAGAATTGATTAAAAGTTCTAGAGCATGCTGCAAATAGCAATTTGAATGGCAGCAAACAACCGTACCGAGACGAATGGGCGTGGAGACTTCTGAGCTGTTAGCTTTAGCTTTATCTGCACAGGCCGCCGACTTGACCAGGGGGCGTAGCCTCTAATCCGGAAACGGGCCGTCATGGGGACAAGAACTGTTAAAGTGTCGATGCCCCATGAGACAGTTAGCGGTGTTGGGAATCCTGCAGGAAGCTGGCCCATGCTCCTGCATGTGGAACAGGCAGCATCGGAGCGTCAAAGGACAGATGAAAGGAATGGCTACGGAGCTGATCTCATCAGATTTGATTAAGCTCATGCGTCACGCTCCGCACAACATTGTCAGCCTTTCTGCAAGAAAGAGTCTCGCAGGAATTGCCGAAAGGAACGAAGTGATCCCGAAGATTTGCGTCTGGGGCATTCGACCGGCCAATAGGAAAGGTTGTCTTGACATGAGCGGCTGAAAGGAGTAGCTGTATTTCTAATGACTCGGAATATTTTCTTAGATAGTCCTGTGAAAAAGCCTTTTAGAGTGACGGCTGGTATACCATACATTCCTTGTTGAGGGATGCCTCTTAAGCAATTGTGATAATACTCTTAATTTCTGTCGGATATATTTCAATGGTTAATTATAATGCTCAATTCATCAGAATGACATACTTGAATGCATCTCAGAGTCCAAATAGAATGTCTAATTTTGGTAACCCCGGTATTCCAATTGCCACACCGTATATGGCTGACTCCAACAAGAGACGAACCATATCTGCCCCGACTTTGATTAATAGTGTAGCTAACCCTAAGACTTGGTAACATCCACGCGCTTAGAGAAGTTGCGGTCAAAAGATTTTGCTAAGTGGACAGTAGAAGAATGTACGGGTACAGGCATTTGACCTTTGTACTAGTTGACCAATGTTGACGCGTGGTGAATCAAGAAAATCCAGTGCTGGAATATCTTAACAAGGGGCAAAAGAGGAATAGGGAGCACGGTAACGTGGATAGATAGCATAGCTTGTGCTAAAGCAAAGGTACGGAACTGAAAATAAGAACGGGTTTCGAATTTGGCACAACAATGAAAAATTCGTTCTCAAATGTGACTTCAAGTTGGACGCCGCAGATAAAGATTTGGTTTCTCAAGCAGATAAGACGCTTTCATGAAAGAATGTATCAATATGACTAGAGTACAAAAAGAAGGCTGGACCAATTAAAGGAAATGCCTTGACTGTGACGCTCTTGTAGAATATTCGCAGCACGTAGTCAAGCATCTGATTTTGGTACCGTTGGATGAACACTCTGATGAAAGAAAGTAGTGGCGGTCAGCTTCAATGGACCCGAAGCCAAAGCGCTCCAAGATTATATCGAAAATGAGTCTAGTCGCGGAATCAAGCATCGATTGCGCAGCTCCCCGTTTAGTGCTCCTCCTCATGTGATGTTTTGCAGGGCCCGTAGCCGTGGAGCCGGTTGGCTCGATGAATATAGATATCATAGATCTTCAAGGTCTGCTAGCTGGACCATCGGATATAAGCAGCATCTCTTATGGAGCCCCATATGTGGCATTCCGGCTCCCCTCTCGCTTCTGCATTTTGTTTTAACCGGAAGAAATTCCATTAACCACGCCTTTGTTGTATGTTCCACTATCGAGTGCAATGCGCTCAAAGCTTCAAGAGGCTCACTTTGACCGGTATTTCGAGGCAGTCTTGTTCGTTACTACCCTCATAATCTTAGGAGGAGCACCAATGGATTGGAATGTAGGAGAGTGTACTCGTCCAAGTTCATCTACCAAGATTCCATGGACTGTATTTGTGATTTGACCTACTCCCTAGCTCCCGTGATCTGGTGACACAAAGAACGGCTGAGCCGAGAGAATATCTAACGGCGTCTTTGGATCGATATCCTGGTAGACTTCTGTAGACTTCTGTAGACTTCCGATAATCACTCAAGTCTCTTCCCGCGCAAGTATTTTCACGGCGGCCAACTAGCCAGTCTCATGGAGGTTGTCTTTCCGCTATTATGCCCGGGAGCTGGGGAGATATTAGACGGGCAAGCGGATGAGACGCTTACGTGACGAGCCGAGAACTTCTCTTACCTCCCCCACATAATCGATTTCATGCCGTGTCTTCTCTAATCTCGGCCGCTAGATCTCTTTGCGATGCGGCTTAAGCGGCCGCATGCTGGTCCAGATCCTCGTACGATGAAACGTTGACCTGTGTACCACAGACTCATCCAGCAGTCGATCGCTACTTGCTTACTCAAGTGCTCTCACGTCTCATACGCCTGACTGGTTGAAAGAAGATGAGGTGTAACCTGCTTGCAAACGAACGGGTCGGCGCCGGGCGTCAAAAACCAGCCAAGTTTCGTTGCTGCCTGTGCACTTGC contains the following coding sequences:
- a CDS encoding Type I Iterative PKS (antiSMASH:Cluster_6.6~EggNog:ENOG41~TransMembrane:2 (o1742-1762i1774-1796o)~SMCOG1021:malonyl CoA-acyl carrier protein transacylase), with amino-acid sequence MDDIAIVGLALRFPGDATSPQKLWDVLERKESQWSEFPKDRLNIDGYYHPSGQRLGSISFRGAHFLKDDISAFDASFFSIPTEEANAVDPQQRMLLEISYEALENAGIRKEDIDGSDAAVYVGSFVKDYEYISLRDQSWGPRYAATGNGIAIMSNRISYFFNLHGPSMTVDTGCSSSLIAVHLAAQSLRTGETSLALAAGTGMILTPETMLPMTALSLLSPDGKCFTFDSRANGYGRGEGVGVVVMKRLSDAIRDNDTIHAVMRASSINQDGRTKGITFPNKDAQIANIRAIYASAGLDFNQTGYIECHGTGTQAGDCQELQAISETIASVRSIHNPILVGSVKTNIGHLEGAAGIAGLIKGILSLERGRIPANINFEKGNPNIDFESWKVKVPLDMLDWPIPGIRRVSVNSFGFGGSNAHVVVDEAPGYLLEKKLEANHSSLDITPLERSRDSEQQRHEARLFFYSANDKSGVSRVMNSHIPILELIQQDSGDYLRNYSYTLGCRRSNLEWKGFIVAESTAELVNKIRVFDANCATRSLLKKQPKLGFIFCGQGAQWAQMGKDLLSFNTYATSLKEASCFIQIALGSRFDLFQEILKGADSTHISDPEISQPATTALQVALVDLLRSFGIKPSYVFGHSSGEIAAAYASGAISRYDAWKIAYYRGLAAASLPVRAPKLIGGMMVVGMSTEEASAYLVKVNKSAQVACVNSPRSVTISGQADAIEFISNDLRQKKIFTKVLNVSVAYHSSHMKLVEHDYADSLDDIVANQCFDGVKMISSVTGKQVIGSELNARYWSNNMVSPVQYVAAVQSLMNAPTDARADILIELSPAAALRSPTADILTTINGASNLGYYSVLERNQNGCVTLLSLIGSLWSRGYPVDMKNVVSKGYQRDSLRCLSNLPSYSWNHSKKYWHETAMSIESRLREYPRMDLIGARVVDSIAPFEPRWRGFLRISENPWIRDHQVQKTVVYPASGIIAMVLEGAKQLAQDTRNILGYELVDMKIEKALTVPDTAFGLEVSLSIKDDPTSVIDDEKTGAKLFTIYSRPQGRCWDRHASGSLRFHYKIGNWQTAFQSYDKRQSAINDMCKESIVPRHLYEHLDSIGMNYGPLFQNIVEVRKHGDHCVSKIKIPDTKSKMPCQFEYPHLIHPTTLDSMIHTLLAVQPLPMVPVFIKSIFVTANLSDAESGEDFSGYSTANAIGIRNAEATIFMSHTKRDQSYVIIEGLRFVALESSTRDEGSFLPTNRNLCSEIIWNEDATFARPSSYSEQVTILAHKYAGLSILQIGGGYQLSQATLKAITPGHGMAPQLLRYTIVEAEGDDAASRVIESVQGTPLQPFIEKASDISDIKYDYHMIVACDNNGLDTDILKAYLKDGGLLLTRVSHELETSKLRSIFGSETILQGTRDDNALVRHSGSQGEIIFEARRIKQAFPSTRPVVIVIPSEIGTEVQNFVNSIRRFEQARELSSGVSVMTVDEAIEDPVTLTGKVVISLLEFSGFPQSCDNAVFAWKQKDFDSFHVLQTRAKNMLWITRGAQMSCKNPRGSPIVGLARTLNSEDSVKSMVTFDLAKGSNLGDTTVIKHILRLLDTAFGSKSGSIQDTEFAESGGKIYIPRLTTIRPLNSIIEDENSPSSFSQKPFAASPRLQLTINSPGISEDGLFFVESKLHDLRPDEVEIAVKEVPLTFVDLEIVLGRSKESNIGVDVRGHITRVGSEVKGFSPGDSVVALTPDGAIQNFLRVKPQFVKRVDTAIVPSFLISAYFALIHIGRIKRGRRILIHAGASAFGLVAVDLAVAIGAEVFATAAGSDVDRQREVLKRHGIPVNHILEVESGLFVTALLGATDGHGVDCVFNPTLDAFDVQFDCVRRCGNIIRFVNKSMAPTSSRMLSTSATVVNWDLRQFLEEDPVYVAELFDLAIRFVEGVDFKPSLSTELRPSFDIGALTDGLFSLQQTPYTGFVSLIVAEDNSSTVSVLNKDITKSLQESLEPEGTYVLAGGLGGLGKSISELLVNNGARHLAFLSRSGASSDASKSFVENMRLKGVDVRAYAVDICDEDSLHNFIKNVLTSEMPPVRGVFMCAAVLRDSVFDNMTFEDWNEAIKPKTHGSWNLYNAMHATGHDPFYIFLSSSSGIIGNRGQANYAAGNCFQDSFARYLRQQGKHAIAIDLGPVLGAGMLAENEEILNTLRSNGFFGIQHEDFLTVVKHAITGEIAPGVPTPPQITMAVGTGGINAQINTSDPYWAHKALYSYLNLVDIPSPNLHAGDGAGNKGMKSRLASAASIEEAASIICDGISVMLGKAMNMLPSEIDMHKSLNAYGVDSLVAVTFRNWILNNYGVQLSVFDILGESPIAEMANAIAEKGGYGGVKTE